The following coding sequences lie in one Flavobacterium cyclinae genomic window:
- the porU gene encoding type IX secretion system sortase PorU, translating into MKKILSVLCFFSFYFVFSQESTNVIINWNSTADFKQEEVTLKFPQFNPDNYNLDLAEKRIQFRKIIPVTLNSSLRILNVNFEAISDSELYDLNKSLISDNIQATLEVVNARSEILGLIKLNPIVKDGSAYKKVVSFTYSIENQNVNRPISGQNTIFSVSNSVLSTGDWFRFYVEKSGVYKVSKSFLQSLGFNVNVDPRNIKIYGNGGRMLPLNNSTFYPDDLEENAIQFVGEDDGVFDNSDYILFYAEGVDTWNDESLTSVNLFADKSYYYVTYSSASGKRIQEAQQPSGTPNISFTQFDDTIIYEKDLVNAGKVGRRWFGEQFNIDEFQTFDFSIPNLDISQPIQLKVNTASKSFGNSSFNIKANNVDLGTLFFPQLTSGSGIEGYESALNASFNATTSNISIALTYNNGGVPSSNGYLDFIKLDVKRNLTGFSKQFLFFNKQEQLNVGVGEYVISNASGIEQVWDVTDLYNVTSFANTSGSNFSFKINLGNQKKYVAVDLSDVYLPLRESNAVVVNQNIKGNVFKDAQGNFEDVDYLIITPNFLISQAERLADFHRNNSGLSVRVVALENIYQEFSSGKQDVAAIRNFIKYVYWNASDANKRVKYVNLFGDASYDYKERLFNNSNIVPVFHGFNPFASETNNISNFSLYSSFMSDDFFGLMDSGEGQMLGSFDGIDIAVGRMLVSSVEQAKEMVDKVIEYYDEKSYGRWRNNYVVYSDDADNTTDATLQFGLDNLADVLTTQKPFVNVKKIHTDSYVQQVAAGGERYPDAKQDFLDALELGALVFNYFGHGNEESLARERLFEKLDAQNLNNRYRYPLFITITCEFTRFDDPNRFTGGEYMYWNKKGGAIGLIATTRQIGVTTGFVMNNFLSENLYSFGTYDYPTISEALRLTKLSTGSDNRRVVFYIGDPALKLAIPRPKVVLTKVNDVPVGQTLPVFQALSLMKISGEIRDENDVLLSGYNGDLAVQIFDKDINRSTLGNNGVTNSGGLIIMNFTTLGETIFRGNASVVNGQFEFSFVVPQDIRIPVGNGKISFYAKRNSPNLDNQTGYDRGIQIGGVNTNAVADSTPPTVRMFMNDEGFVSGGITNCSPTLLVFLEDENGINTASGIGHDIVAILDGDELNPYVLNEYYETENDDYTKGFVRFPFRDLTPGMHTILFKAWDVYNNLVTAEIQFNAVCSDDGLRIERVLNYPNPFVSYTEFWFNHNMPFEPLDVQVQILTISGKLVKTINQQVMTEGFLCRDISWDGKDDFGDKIGKGVYVYKLKVRSTTTGKSVEKYEKLVIL; encoded by the coding sequence ATGAAAAAGATTTTATCTGTATTATGTTTTTTTAGTTTTTACTTTGTTTTTTCGCAAGAATCAACAAATGTTATAATTAATTGGAATTCTACTGCCGATTTCAAACAAGAGGAAGTTACATTAAAATTTCCTCAATTTAATCCAGATAATTACAATCTAGATCTTGCAGAAAAACGGATTCAGTTCAGAAAAATAATTCCCGTGACATTAAACTCTTCTTTACGGATTCTTAATGTAAATTTTGAAGCTATTTCCGATTCTGAACTTTATGACTTAAATAAATCTTTGATTTCAGATAATATTCAAGCAACATTAGAAGTGGTTAATGCACGAAGTGAAATTTTAGGATTAATTAAATTAAATCCTATTGTTAAAGATGGTAGTGCTTACAAAAAAGTTGTTTCGTTTACTTATAGTATAGAAAATCAAAATGTCAATAGACCAATTAGTGGTCAAAACACTATTTTTTCTGTATCTAATTCTGTTTTATCTACTGGTGATTGGTTTCGATTTTACGTTGAAAAATCAGGAGTTTATAAAGTTTCTAAATCATTTTTACAAAGTTTAGGTTTTAATGTTAATGTTGATCCTAGAAATATAAAAATATATGGCAATGGTGGTAGAATGTTGCCATTGAATAATTCTACTTTTTATCCGGATGATTTAGAAGAAAATGCTATTCAATTTGTGGGTGAAGATGATGGGGTTTTTGATAATAGTGATTATATTTTATTTTATGCAGAAGGTGTTGATACTTGGAATGATGAAAGTTTAACTAGTGTTAATTTGTTTGCTGATAAATCTTATTACTATGTAACTTATTCAAGTGCTTCAGGAAAGAGAATTCAAGAAGCTCAACAGCCATCAGGAACTCCTAATATATCATTTACCCAATTCGATGATACCATTATTTATGAAAAAGATTTAGTTAATGCTGGAAAAGTTGGAAGAAGGTGGTTTGGAGAACAATTTAATATTGATGAATTTCAAACTTTTGATTTTAGCATACCTAATCTTGATATTTCACAACCTATTCAATTAAAGGTAAATACAGCTTCTAAATCTTTTGGAAACTCTTCGTTTAATATAAAAGCAAATAATGTTGATTTAGGGACACTTTTCTTTCCTCAGCTTACATCGGGTAGTGGTATTGAAGGTTATGAATCTGCTTTAAATGCATCATTTAATGCAACTACTTCTAATATTTCTATTGCTTTAACATATAATAATGGAGGAGTTCCAAGTTCTAATGGATATTTAGATTTTATAAAATTAGACGTAAAAAGAAATCTAACTGGTTTTTCTAAACAGTTTTTGTTCTTTAATAAACAAGAGCAACTTAATGTTGGGGTTGGCGAATATGTAATATCAAATGCTTCAGGAATCGAACAAGTTTGGGATGTAACAGATTTGTATAATGTTACTTCTTTTGCTAATACATCGGGATCAAATTTTAGTTTTAAAATTAATTTAGGAAATCAAAAAAAATATGTAGCTGTTGACTTGTCAGATGTGTATTTGCCTTTAAGAGAATCAAATGCTGTAGTAGTCAATCAAAATATTAAAGGTAATGTTTTTAAAGATGCACAAGGTAATTTTGAAGATGTTGATTATTTAATCATCACACCTAATTTTTTGATATCACAAGCAGAACGTTTGGCTGATTTTCATAGAAATAATTCAGGCCTGTCTGTTCGGGTAGTTGCGCTTGAAAATATATATCAAGAATTTTCTTCTGGAAAACAAGATGTTGCGGCTATTCGTAATTTTATTAAATATGTCTATTGGAATGCTTCTGATGCAAATAAAAGAGTAAAATATGTCAATTTATTTGGAGATGCATCTTATGATTATAAAGAACGATTGTTCAATAATTCCAATATAGTTCCGGTTTTTCATGGTTTTAATCCATTTGCTTCTGAGACTAATAATATTTCAAACTTTTCTTTGTATTCTTCATTTATGTCGGATGATTTCTTCGGGTTAATGGATAGTGGTGAAGGACAAATGTTAGGAAGTTTTGATGGAATTGATATTGCTGTGGGGAGAATGTTGGTTTCTTCTGTAGAACAAGCAAAAGAAATGGTGGATAAAGTTATTGAGTATTACGATGAAAAATCATATGGTAGATGGCGCAATAATTATGTGGTGTATTCAGATGATGCGGATAATACAACAGATGCCACTCTTCAATTTGGACTTGATAATTTAGCTGACGTTCTTACAACTCAAAAACCGTTTGTGAATGTAAAAAAAATACATACGGATTCTTATGTACAACAAGTAGCGGCGGGAGGAGAACGATATCCAGATGCTAAACAAGATTTTTTAGACGCTTTAGAATTAGGAGCGTTGGTTTTTAATTATTTTGGGCACGGTAATGAAGAATCACTTGCAAGGGAACGTTTGTTTGAAAAATTAGATGCTCAAAATTTAAATAACAGATACAGATATCCTCTTTTTATTACCATAACTTGTGAGTTTACTCGATTTGATGATCCAAATCGATTTACTGGAGGCGAATATATGTATTGGAATAAAAAAGGAGGTGCTATTGGATTAATTGCAACAACCCGTCAAATTGGTGTAACAACCGGATTTGTTATGAACAATTTTTTAAGTGAAAATTTGTATTCTTTTGGTACATATGATTATCCTACGATTTCTGAAGCACTAAGATTAACTAAGTTGAGTACTGGTTCCGATAATAGAAGAGTGGTTTTCTATATTGGTGATCCTGCTTTAAAATTAGCAATTCCTAGACCTAAAGTTGTTCTAACAAAAGTAAATGATGTACCCGTGGGGCAAACCTTGCCTGTTTTTCAAGCATTAAGTTTAATGAAGATTTCAGGAGAAATTAGAGATGAAAATGATGTGCTTCTTTCAGGGTATAATGGTGATTTAGCAGTCCAAATTTTTGATAAAGATATTAATAGATCTACTTTAGGAAATAATGGAGTAACAAATTCAGGAGGATTAATTATAATGAATTTTACAACACTTGGTGAAACGATTTTTAGAGGTAATGCAAGCGTTGTTAATGGTCAATTTGAATTTAGTTTTGTGGTTCCTCAAGATATAAGAATTCCGGTTGGAAATGGTAAGATTAGTTTTTACGCCAAACGAAATTCCCCTAACTTAGATAATCAAACAGGATACGACAGAGGAATTCAAATTGGTGGTGTAAATACAAATGCTGTTGCCGATTCAACTCCGCCAACGGTAAGAATGTTTATGAATGATGAAGGTTTTGTTTCTGGCGGAATAACCAATTGTTCGCCTACTTTACTGGTTTTCTTGGAAGATGAAAACGGAATAAACACCGCTAGTGGTATTGGGCATGATATTGTTGCAATATTAGATGGTGATGAATTAAATCCGTATGTTTTGAATGAATACTATGAAACAGAAAATGACGATTACACAAAAGGATTTGTTCGATTCCCATTTAGAGATTTAACTCCAGGTATGCATACTATATTGTTTAAAGCTTGGGATGTTTACAATAATTTGGTAACAGCCGAAATTCAATTTAATGCAGTTTGTTCAGATGATGGATTAAGAATTGAAAGAGTATTGAATTATCCTAACCCATTTGTAAGTTATACTGAGTTTTGGTTTAATCATAACATGCCATTTGAGCCTTTAGACGTACAAGTTCAAATATTAACTATTTCAGGAAAGTTAGTTAAAACAATTAATCAGCAAGTTATGACCGAAGGTTTTTTGTGTAGAGATATTTCTTGGGACGGAAAAGACGATTTTGGAGATAAAATCGGAAAAGGAGTATACGTTTATAAATTAAAAGTGCGTTCTACTACAACCGGAAAGTCGGTTGAAAAATATGAGAAACTTGTAATACTATAA
- the gldJ gene encoding gliding motility lipoprotein GldJ, whose translation MKIKKIMALKVLVVLALALGFTGCSKKGNTKGGSTATGWKINDKKGGFQFNDKFKQQETPPGMISIEGGTFTMGKVQDDVMHDWNNSPNQQHVQSFFMDETEVTNKMYTEFLFWIKNVFPPTDENYKNIYNGVIPDTLVWRNRLGYNETMTNNYLRHPAYADYPVVGVNWIQAVEFSKWRTDRVNENILEREGYLKKDNKIKLGSDVTAENSFSTETYINTPSKAFGGNEEVVLKKEMGKGRRQAADTAKNVYAQRSSGLILPEYRLPTEAEWEYAATALVGNREYNIYKGQKKYPWSGQYTRSAKRQYRGDQLANFKQGKGDYGGIAGWSDDGADITNKVKSYAPNDFGLYDMAGNVAEWVQDVYRPMVDDEANDFNYFRGNVYTKNKIGEDGTVELVTSETITYDTLINGKIIARNFPGQIAQVPVDENETFLRTQFSTSDNRNYRDGDRQSTRFYKFNDSEEGEGGSDEKRMYEAPKHSITADSIGKMVRKYDTKSNDKRTTLVDDNVRVYKGGSWRDRAYWLDPASRRFFPQDMATDYIGFRCAMSKVGPKSKKKSPRGNPKK comes from the coding sequence ATGAAAATTAAGAAAATTATGGCTTTAAAAGTGTTAGTAGTATTAGCACTAGCATTAGGTTTTACTGGCTGTAGCAAAAAAGGAAACACTAAAGGTGGTTCTACTGCTACTGGATGGAAAATCAATGATAAAAAGGGAGGATTCCAGTTTAACGACAAGTTTAAGCAACAAGAAACGCCACCTGGAATGATTTCTATTGAAGGAGGTACCTTTACTATGGGTAAAGTACAAGACGACGTAATGCATGATTGGAATAATTCCCCAAATCAACAACATGTACAGTCTTTTTTCATGGATGAAACTGAGGTTACTAATAAAATGTATACCGAATTTTTATTTTGGATAAAAAATGTATTCCCTCCAACAGATGAAAACTATAAAAACATTTACAATGGAGTAATTCCAGATACATTAGTTTGGAGAAATCGTTTAGGATATAACGAAACTATGACTAACAACTATTTAAGACATCCTGCTTATGCAGATTATCCTGTAGTTGGAGTTAACTGGATTCAAGCTGTTGAATTTAGTAAATGGAGAACTGATCGTGTTAATGAAAATATTTTAGAGCGCGAAGGTTACCTTAAAAAAGATAACAAAATCAAATTAGGTTCTGACGTAACGGCTGAGAATTCTTTCAGTACTGAAACTTATATCAACACTCCTTCAAAAGCTTTTGGAGGTAATGAAGAAGTTGTATTGAAAAAAGAAATGGGTAAAGGAAGAAGACAAGCTGCAGATACTGCTAAAAACGTATATGCTCAAAGAAGTTCAGGTTTAATTTTACCTGAGTACAGACTTCCTACTGAAGCTGAATGGGAATATGCTGCAACTGCTTTAGTTGGAAACAGAGAATATAACATTTACAAAGGTCAAAAGAAATACCCTTGGAGTGGTCAATATACTCGTTCTGCTAAAAGACAATACAGAGGTGACCAATTAGCGAACTTCAAACAAGGTAAAGGAGACTACGGAGGAATTGCTGGATGGTCTGATGATGGTGCTGATATTACGAATAAAGTAAAAAGCTATGCTCCAAATGATTTCGGATTATACGATATGGCAGGTAACGTTGCTGAGTGGGTACAAGACGTTTACAGACCAATGGTTGATGACGAAGCAAATGACTTTAACTACTTCAGAGGTAACGTTTATACTAAAAATAAAATTGGTGAAGATGGTACTGTAGAATTAGTAACTTCTGAAACAATTACTTATGATACTTTGATTAACGGAAAAATTATCGCTAGAAACTTCCCTGGTCAAATCGCACAAGTTCCTGTTGATGAAAACGAAACATTCTTAAGAACTCAATTCTCAACTTCTGACAACAGAAACTATAGAGATGGTGATAGACAATCTACACGTTTCTATAAATTCAATGACTCTGAAGAAGGAGAAGGAGGAAGCGATGAAAAAAGAATGTATGAAGCTCCTAAACACTCTATCACTGCTGACAGTATAGGTAAAATGGTTAGAAAGTACGATACAAAAAGCAATGACAAAAGAACAACACTTGTTGATGATAACGTAAGAGTTTACAAAGGTGGTTCTTGGAGAGACAGAGCTTATTGGTTAGACCCAGCTTCAAGAAGATTTTTCCCTCAAGATATGGCAACTGACTACATTGGATTTAGATGTGCAATGTCTAAAGTTGGACCAAAATCTAAAAAGAAAAGTCCAAGAGGAAATCCAAAAAAATAA
- a CDS encoding UDP-N-acetylmuramoyl-tripeptide--D-alanyl-D-alanine ligase, which translates to MTSINHLHTKFLECSSVSTDTRKIELNSMFFALKGDNFDANTFTKEALEKGAKYVVIDNKEFYIDERTLLVENTLDSLQELAKFHRAYLGIPIIALTGSNGKTTTKELIHAVLSKKYNTLATIGNLNNHIGVPLTLLRFNKETEIGIVEMGANHQKEIEFLCKIASPDYGYITNFGKAHLEGFGGTEGVIKGKSEMYDFLKNNNKVIFVNLDDSTQNEKTTGLNRFSFAVNTSNTDVKISSINANPMVEIEFNHIKIHSHLIGIYNANNINAAITIGKYFKVQDEHIKEAIENYIPENNRSQLIKKGTNEIILDAYNANPSSMAAAITNFSQLKNDTKVAILGDMFELGNESLIEHKKIVELLNNQTNIKTYFIGKDFFSNKSNNPHHHFFEDFASFSKFIEVNTPTNSLLLIKGSRGMALERTLEFI; encoded by the coding sequence ATGACAAGCATTAACCATTTACATACAAAATTTTTAGAATGTTCTTCTGTTAGCACTGACACAAGAAAAATTGAACTAAACAGTATGTTTTTTGCATTAAAAGGGGATAATTTTGATGCAAACACATTTACAAAAGAAGCACTAGAGAAAGGAGCAAAATACGTAGTAATTGATAATAAAGAATTTTATATTGACGAAAGAACTCTTTTAGTAGAAAACACATTAGATTCTTTACAAGAATTAGCAAAATTCCACAGAGCCTATTTAGGAATCCCTATAATTGCTTTAACTGGCAGTAATGGCAAAACAACAACAAAAGAATTAATTCATGCGGTGTTATCAAAAAAATACAACACTTTAGCAACTATTGGAAACTTAAACAATCACATAGGTGTTCCTTTAACTCTTTTACGTTTTAACAAAGAAACTGAGATTGGAATTGTAGAAATGGGAGCTAATCATCAGAAAGAAATAGAATTCCTTTGTAAAATTGCATCACCTGATTACGGTTATATAACAAATTTTGGAAAAGCACATCTAGAAGGTTTTGGCGGAACTGAAGGTGTAATCAAAGGGAAAAGCGAAATGTATGACTTTCTAAAAAACAACAATAAGGTAATTTTTGTAAATTTAGATGACTCCACACAAAACGAAAAAACAACTGGTTTAAATAGATTTAGCTTCGCTGTTAATACATCAAATACAGATGTAAAAATTTCAAGCATAAACGCAAATCCTATGGTTGAAATAGAATTTAATCACATAAAGATTCATTCGCATTTAATTGGAATCTATAATGCTAATAATATTAACGCAGCTATTACAATAGGAAAATACTTTAAAGTACAAGATGAACACATAAAAGAAGCAATTGAAAATTACATACCAGAAAACAATCGCTCTCAATTAATAAAAAAAGGAACCAACGAAATTATTTTAGATGCCTATAATGCTAATCCAAGTAGTATGGCAGCTGCAATAACTAACTTTTCGCAATTAAAAAATGACACTAAAGTAGCCATTTTAGGAGACATGTTTGAACTAGGCAATGAAAGCTTAATAGAACATAAAAAAATCGTAGAATTACTAAATAATCAAACAAACATTAAAACTTATTTTATTGGTAAAGATTTTTTCTCTAATAAATCTAATAATCCACATCATCATTTTTTTGAAGACTTTGCTTCATTTTCAAAATTCATAGAAGTAAATACCCCTACAAATAGCCTTTTACTCATTAAAGGCTCAAGAGGAATGGCATTAGAAAGAACATTAGAATTCATTTAA
- a CDS encoding bifunctional folylpolyglutamate synthase/dihydrofolate synthase: MTYKETTDWMFSQLPMYQMQGASAYKKDLSNTILLMNHLHNPEAKFKSIHVAGTNGKGSTSSMIASILQEAGYKVGLYTSPHLKDFRERIRINGDKISEDFVIDFIADNKSFFEANQLSFFEMTVGLAFDFFAKKQVDVAIIEVGMGGRLDSTNVITPLLSVITNIGFDHTDFLGNTLSKIAFEKAGIIKSNIPVVIGEYEEETQSVFLDKAKIEDAPIYFAQDNPEVTYECVLLGDYQRKNLKTVLQAIDLLKTEFIIEENQIKLGLKNVIQNTGLLGRWQILNTQPFTVCDTAHNSQGLKIVLDQIQKHTFEALHVVLGVVNDKDLDSILPLFPKNAKYYFCKPNVPRGLDADKLGKKANDFGLIGKVYDSVSEAYINAKLLAQKTDFIYIGGSTFVVAEIV; encoded by the coding sequence ATGACGTACAAAGAAACTACAGATTGGATGTTTAGTCAGTTGCCTATGTATCAAATGCAGGGCGCTTCTGCTTATAAAAAGGATTTGTCGAATACTATATTGTTGATGAATCATTTACATAATCCGGAAGCTAAATTCAAATCGATTCATGTTGCGGGAACAAATGGAAAAGGATCTACATCTTCTATGATAGCTTCTATTTTGCAAGAAGCTGGATATAAAGTTGGGTTATATACTTCACCTCATTTAAAAGATTTTCGAGAGCGAATTAGAATAAATGGTGATAAGATATCTGAAGATTTTGTAATCGATTTTATTGCTGATAATAAATCATTTTTTGAAGCTAATCAATTAAGTTTTTTTGAAATGACGGTTGGTCTTGCTTTTGATTTTTTTGCTAAAAAACAAGTTGATGTTGCTATTATTGAAGTTGGAATGGGAGGTAGATTAGATTCAACCAATGTGATTACTCCTTTACTTTCTGTTATTACAAATATTGGTTTTGACCATACCGATTTTTTAGGAAATACATTGTCAAAAATAGCATTTGAGAAAGCCGGTATTATAAAGTCAAATATTCCAGTTGTTATTGGAGAATATGAGGAAGAAACCCAATCTGTATTTTTGGATAAAGCGAAGATTGAAGATGCCCCAATTTACTTTGCTCAAGATAATCCTGAAGTAACCTATGAATGTGTGTTATTAGGCGATTATCAGAGAAAGAATTTAAAGACGGTTTTGCAAGCTATTGATTTATTGAAAACTGAATTTATTATTGAAGAAAATCAGATTAAGTTAGGATTGAAAAATGTTATTCAAAATACTGGATTGCTTGGTAGATGGCAAATTTTAAATACACAACCTTTTACAGTTTGCGATACGGCTCATAATAGTCAAGGTTTAAAAATAGTATTGGATCAAATTCAAAAGCATACTTTTGAAGCTCTTCATGTGGTTTTAGGAGTTGTTAATGATAAGGATTTGGATTCTATTTTGCCTTTATTTCCAAAAAACGCAAAATATTATTTTTGTAAGCCAAATGTACCAAGGGGATTGGATGCAGATAAATTAGGTAAGAAAGCTAATGATTTTGGATTGATTGGTAAAGTATATGATTCTGTATCAGAAGCTTATATCAATGCGAAATTATTGGCTCAAAAAACAGATTTTATATACATAGGAGGGAGCACGTTTGTTGTTGCAGAAATTGTTTAA
- a CDS encoding energy transducer TonB — protein sequence MKLVYFLVLFSIMTFGQNSDGNGYGKGEASVPTYSNSFHQTSTGQKNYHLSGRIIEKSDFNFSDLKCEETGKVVIQVKVNKEGSVITAQVSRGSTTNSSCLIKASIDKAKMFKWNKDKNAPDVQIGYIVFVFSQEIP from the coding sequence ATGAAATTAGTTTACTTTCTAGTTTTGTTTTCTATAATGACTTTTGGACAAAATTCAGATGGTAATGGTTATGGAAAAGGTGAGGCTAGTGTGCCAACTTATTCGAATAGTTTTCATCAAACTTCGACTGGTCAAAAAAATTATCATTTAAGCGGAAGAATTATTGAAAAATCAGATTTTAATTTTTCGGATTTAAAATGCGAGGAGACAGGTAAAGTTGTTATACAAGTTAAAGTAAATAAGGAAGGAAGCGTTATTACGGCTCAAGTATCACGTGGTTCAACGACTAATTCTTCTTGTTTGATTAAAGCAAGTATTGATAAAGCTAAGATGTTTAAGTGGAATAAAGACAAAAATGCTCCTGATGTTCAAATTGGTTATATTGTTTTTGTTTTTAGCCAAGAAATCCCATAA
- a CDS encoding energy transducer TonB produces the protein MKFLETPEEKKSFAITSAIFVILFLLFFFFMGLKYMDPPPENGIAVNFGTTDTGSGDVQPTEPVQSALDQAKTEPTPSDEDNVLTQDDDAPVTMPKTEKPKPQTKPIEPKPVKPTETKPTKPTNNALNSIIKGPKQDGKIQAGHGPDNEGGDKGNPNGSLYANSFYGNGSGDGIGTGKGTGWGLTGRKLSGNSKKIQDCNESGKVVVKIWVNRQGNVIKAERTQGTTNTNPCLVNPALETAKTFKWQPDADAPETQIGFVVVNFQVGE, from the coding sequence ATGAAATTTTTAGAAACTCCTGAAGAAAAAAAATCATTTGCTATTACAAGTGCAATATTTGTAATACTGTTTTTGTTGTTTTTTTTCTTCATGGGTTTAAAATACATGGATCCGCCACCTGAAAATGGAATTGCGGTCAATTTTGGGACTACTGACACAGGAAGTGGTGATGTTCAACCAACAGAACCTGTTCAATCAGCACTTGATCAAGCTAAGACAGAACCAACTCCTTCAGATGAAGATAATGTTTTGACTCAAGATGATGATGCACCTGTTACCATGCCTAAAACAGAAAAGCCAAAACCACAAACGAAACCAATTGAACCAAAGCCTGTAAAACCTACCGAAACTAAGCCGACTAAACCTACTAATAATGCTTTGAATAGTATTATTAAAGGTCCAAAACAAGACGGAAAAATCCAAGCAGGTCATGGACCTGACAATGAAGGTGGAGATAAAGGAAATCCTAATGGTAGTTTATATGCCAATAGTTTTTATGGTAATGGATCTGGAGATGGGATTGGTACTGGTAAAGGAACTGGTTGGGGATTGACTGGTAGAAAATTATCAGGTAACAGTAAAAAGATTCAAGATTGTAATGAATCTGGTAAAGTAGTGGTTAAGATTTGGGTGAATCGTCAAGGCAATGTTATAAAAGCAGAGAGAACCCAAGGGACAACAAATACTAATCCTTGTCTAGTAAATCCCGCTTTAGAAACCGCAAAAACTTTTAAATGGCAACCTGACGCTGATGCTCCTGAAACTCAAATTGGTTTTGTGGTTGTTAACTTTCAAGTGGGTGAGTAA
- a CDS encoding ExbD/TolR family protein, with protein sequence MKLGKTRNKVSTEFNMSSMTDIVFLLLIFFMLTSTMVTTNALDLVLPKAKGKTDSNKSTSVSIDKDLNFFIDKDKVNEADLESQLLALFANVENKSIVLRAEKSVPHEKVVKVMDIAYRNQIKMVVAVNPK encoded by the coding sequence ATGAAATTAGGTAAAACAAGAAATAAAGTTTCTACAGAATTTAATATGTCGTCAATGACCGACATTGTTTTCTTGTTGTTAATCTTTTTTATGTTAACATCTACAATGGTAACAACTAATGCATTAGATTTAGTGTTGCCAAAAGCTAAAGGAAAAACCGATAGTAATAAAAGTACCTCTGTTAGTATAGATAAAGATTTGAATTTTTTTATTGATAAAGATAAAGTGAACGAAGCTGATTTGGAAAGTCAATTATTAGCATTGTTTGCTAATGTTGAAAATAAATCCATTGTTTTACGTGCTGAAAAATCAGTACCTCACGAAAAAGTAGTTAAAGTAATGGATATAGCTTATCGAAATCAAATTAAAATGGTAGTAGCTGTTAATCCAAAATAA
- a CDS encoding MotA/TolQ/ExbB proton channel family protein: protein MSLFLQADSLAVASQVAADAQPTEKTLSVWSLLTSGGIGGQVIMLVLFLLMFAALFLYFERLMAINKASKIDANFMNNIKMNIMSGKIDAAKMLCAQTNSPVARLIEKGISRIGKPLEDINTAIENAGNLELYKLEKNTSMLATISGAGPMIGFLGTVLGMILAFHEMASGGGQIEVGALAEGIYTAMTTTVVGLVVGIIAYVGYNHLVVRTNKVVNQMEANAVDFLDLLNEPV, encoded by the coding sequence ATGAGTTTATTTCTTCAAGCTGATAGTTTAGCTGTAGCAAGTCAAGTTGCTGCTGATGCACAACCAACAGAAAAAACACTTTCTGTTTGGAGTTTGCTTACAAGTGGAGGTATAGGAGGACAGGTTATTATGTTAGTTCTTTTTCTACTTATGTTTGCAGCGCTATTTTTGTATTTTGAAAGGTTAATGGCAATTAATAAAGCTTCTAAAATTGATGCTAATTTTATGAACAATATTAAAATGAACATCATGTCCGGTAAAATAGATGCGGCTAAGATGTTATGTGCTCAAACTAATTCTCCAGTAGCTAGATTAATTGAAAAAGGGATATCTCGTATAGGGAAGCCTTTAGAAGATATAAATACAGCAATTGAAAATGCAGGAAATTTAGAGTTGTACAAGTTAGAGAAAAATACAAGTATGTTAGCTACAATTTCTGGTGCTGGTCCTATGATTGGTTTTCTTGGGACAGTTCTTGGTATGATTCTTGCTTTTCATGAAATGGCCAGTGGTGGTGGTCAAATTGAAGTTGGAGCACTAGCAGAAGGTATATATACAGCAATGACGACTACAGTTGTTGGTTTAGTTGTGGGAATTATTGCTTATGTTGGATACAATCATTTAGTTGTTAGAACCAATAAAGTTGTAAATCAAATGGAAGCTAACGCTGTTGACTTCTTGGACTTATTAAATGAACCTGTATAA